A region from the Melospiza georgiana isolate bMelGeo1 chromosome 10, bMelGeo1.pri, whole genome shotgun sequence genome encodes:
- the GPR148 gene encoding probable G-protein coupled receptor 148 — protein MDFPGCASVRRANRSAIRLREMEFNRSSNLDDTTLLLLLEEWSLTPSGTNTKMFLISPVVCLVAGVLIIPTILFVIFSRFKIRQETRYMLLGNALLSDLIYLLFYTLSAALNAAHLHLPKEACVLLLFLLAVAYCGGLFTAVAIVLDTYIAVLFPLRYVAILPPSRTKRVLVLLWMCSAAFPGIFFLVLWTTHSFVPCVLEMCSVPVILILTLNKTDAVKLCFWLSTTVIILCLSVIFCCYAILYFKTKHSGIWESICSRASVTFVMHNTVLFFYFFPLLALFVESFLGINVFIRLQTGILVSLTVCNVLMILPKVLFPFLYGLRYREISASLKSIVRRKQLHPVSPAPPPS, from the coding sequence ATGGActttcctggctgtgcctcagtGAGGAGAGCAAATAGATCTGCAATCCGCCTCAGGGAGATGGAGTTCAACCGTTCCTCAAATTTGGATGACACAACTTTGCTACTTTTGCTGGAGGAATGGTCTCTCACCCCATCAGGCACAAACACCAAGATGTTCTTAATCTCTCCAGTTGTCTGCCTCGTGGCAGGAGTCCTCATCATCCCAACCATCTTATTTGTGATCTTCTCTCGGTTTAAAATCCGCCAGGAAACGAGGTACATGCTGCTGGGAAACGCTCTGCTTTCTGATCTGATCTACCTGCTCTTCTACACGCTGTCAGCTGCTCTCAATGCAGCACATCTGCACCTCCCAAAGGAAGCTTGTGTCCTCCTCTTGTTTTTGCTGGCAGTGGCTTACTGTGGGGGCCTGTTCACAGCTGTTGCCATAGTCCTGGACACGTACATCGCTGTTCTGTTTCCTCTGCGCTACGTTGCAATTCTGCCTCCCTCGCGAACGAAAAGAGTCCTTGTATTACTGTGGAtgtgttctgctgcttttcctgggatCTTCTTCTTGGTGCTATGGACTACCCACAGCTTTGTGCCCTGTGTCCTGGAAATGTGCTCAGTTCCAGTAATATTAATATTGACTCTGAACAAGACTGATGCTGTGAAACTCTGTTTCTGGCTTTCTACCACAGTTATCATTCTCTGCCTGTCTGTAATATTTTGTTGCTATgctattctgtattttaaaaccaaacacTCGGGTATATGGGAGAGCATCTGCTCCAGAGCCAGTGTAACATTTGTAATGCACAACACtgtcttatttttttatttttttccactcttgGCCCTTTTTGTAGAATCATTCTTGGGCATTAATGTTTTCATCAGACTGCAGACAGGAATCTTGGTCTCCCTGACAGTCTGCAATGTCCTCATGATTCTACCCAAAGTTCTGTTCCCTTTTCTGTATGGGCTTCGCTACAGAGAGATCTCAGCCTCTCTCAAATCCATTGTCAGGAGGAAGCAGCTTCACCCGGTGTCACCTGCCCCACCACCCTCctga